In Trifolium pratense cultivar HEN17-A07 linkage group LG7, ARS_RC_1.1, whole genome shotgun sequence, a genomic segment contains:
- the LOC123896653 gene encoding uncharacterized protein LOC123896653 has product MKGIKKEETKCAQMTIFYDGKVIVLDDIPDEKAKDIMVFSTDNYAAYLSFLPRNSVNIVTWMYNILEDMLDLYHNVLLFYFVFFAFMTFVFIFSNLPMTRKASLQWFLEKRKNRASYQTTYPVATTNKRVDESWHGSS; this is encoded by the exons ATGAAGGGTATTAAAAAGGAAGAAACTAAATGTGCACAAATGACAATCTTTTATGACGGGAAAGTGATTGTGCTTGATGATATTCCAGATGAAAAAGCTAAAGACATTATGGTTTTTTCCACCGACAACTATGCTGCTTATCTATCATTTCTTCCAAGAAATTCTGTCAATATAGTAACTTGGATGTATAATATTTTAGAGGATATGCTTGATTTGTATCATaatgttttgttgttttactTTGTGTTTTTTGCATTCATGacttttgttttcatattttcaaatttacCAATGACTAGGAAAGCTTCACTTCAGTGGTTCTTGGAGAAAAGGAAGAATAG GGCATCATATCAAACAACTTATCCAGTAGCAACCACTAATAAGAGAGTTGATGAATCATGGCATGGCTCTTCTTGA
- the LOC123896655 gene encoding zinc finger BED domain-containing protein RICESLEEPER 2-like, with protein MRCCVHVLSSIVKEVLKENDDSVTRIRATVKYVKGSYERMHNFKKIVERANITYKGIVCLDVETRWNSTYLMLQAALKYKTTFELLKASDAKYVKELSLNGGKGVPIEGNWNYASTVMPFLKIFYDATMRISGSLYVTSNIYMKEVFALGRKIRRYCEDDNESIASTTVNMKSKYDKYWCSSNGVNMILLIAVVLDLRSKLGYANHYLGYFSEEATADVLKATLSSSLKSIYREYQGVREGSQDMGESQPEEDDDDIHGMGFYVKAIGRKTDTKSELDKYLTEDCEPHSKFVEFDILNWWKVNSSRYPVLASISREVLAIPVSTVASKSAFSAGGRVLDPHRSNLTPKIVEVLVCTQDWLRGSPFSNLFDEDLEELETFEQGKNLKFSKLI; from the coding sequence atgcGTTGTTGCGTGCATGTTTTGAGTTCGATTGTAAAAGAAGTTTTAAAAGAGAATGATGATTCCGTCACAAGAATACGTGCTACAGTCAAGTATGTAAAAGGATCTTATGAAAGAATGCACAACTTCAAGAAAATTGTTGAAAGGGCAAATATTACTTATAAAGGCATTGTATGTCTAGATGTAGAAACCAGATGGAATTCTACATATTTGATGTTACAAGCAGCTCTCAAGTATAAAACAACTTTTGAATTGTTAAAAGCTTCTGATGCTAAGTATGTTAAAGAATTATCTCTTAATGGAGGCAAAGGTGTACCTATTGAAGGGAATTGGAACTATGCTAGTACAGTGATGCCATTTCTGAAGATATTTTATGATGCAACCATGCGTATTTCTGGCTCTTTGTATGTTACTAGTAACATCTATATGAAGGAGGTATTTGCCCTTGGAAGGAAGATCCGAAGATATTGTGAGGATGATAATGAGAGCATAGCATCAACGACAGTTAACATGAAGAGTAAATATGACAAGTATTGGTGCAGTTCTAATGGAGTAAACATGATTTTGTTGATTGCAGTAGTTCTAGACCTTAGGAGCAAATTGGGTTATGCAAATCACTACCTTGGGTATTTTTCTGAAGAAGCAACGGCTGATGTATTAAAGGCAACACTGTCGTCTTCTTTGAAATCAATTTATCGAGAATATCAAGGCGTCAGGGAAGGATCTCAAGATATGGGAGAATCTCAGCCagaggaagatgatgatgatattcaTGGGATGGGCTTCTATGTAAAAGCAATTGGGCGTAAAACTGATACTAAGTCTGAGCTTGATAAATACCTCACTGAAGACTGTGAACCTCATAGTAAGTTTGTTGAGTTTGACATTCTAAATTGGTGGAAAGTCAACTCATCAAGATATCCCGTCCTGGCAAGTATTTCTCGCGAGGTGTTGGCCATTCCAGTGTCTACTGTAGCATCAAAGTCTGCTTTTAGTGCTGGAGGAAGGGTATTGGATCCTCATCGTAGTAATCTCACACCTAAGATAGTGGAAGTGCTTGTTTGCACTCAGGATTGGTTGAGAGGATCTCCTTTCTCAAACTTATTTGACGAGGACCTTGAAGAGTTAGAAACATTTGAGCAAGGTAAAAACCTCAAATTTTCCAAACTTATTTGA
- the LOC123895413 gene encoding exocyst complex component EXO70H1-like — protein sequence MSKPRNFFFFKPSPPPQSSSPFPPSSPGNKTFSDAIIDENIETAHTLITKWNHISTTSNHSQYPYLFTNTEEAKHYLKAVKSLQSAMQYLVAKDSTSKKLIEAQSLMQLAMKNLESEFYRILGENRDRFNSESVSVLSRSSTDRRSSFSDDEYSDEESSSLSAQSVSMTAVADLKAIAECMIFTGYSKECANIYVIVRKSIVDEALYNLGVEKLSFSQVQKMDWEVLEWKIKTWLNAVKVAVNTLFHGERTLCDYIFESPEKKIADSCFSEICKDGAMMLFSFPENVAKCKKTPEKMFRTLDLYEAISENWHQIESIFSSESNYTIRSQVIASQVRLGETVINMLTDFESAIQKESSKVPVPGGGVHPLTRYVMNYIALLSDYSDAIADIVSDWPQSPLPESYYKNPSHDENNPPSEIAKRLSWLILVVLCKLDGKAELYKDVALSYLFLANNMQYVVVKVRKSNLGFILGEDWLLKHEMKVKEYVTKYERMAWNKVMSSIPENPTAENASGIFQNFNVVFEEAFRTQYLWVVPDPKMREEIGAWLDLNVVYKYREFYVKYRVGLNLVIRYSPEDLRNYLSEILCGSVSSHSPDR from the coding sequence atgtcaaaacctagaaacttctttttcttcaaaccATCACCACCACCCCAATCATCATCACCATTTCCACCATCATCGCCTGGCAATAAAACCTTCTCCGACGCAATCATCGACGAAAACATCGAAACCGCGCACACTCTCATAACAAAATGGAACCATATTTCCACAACTTCAAACCATTCTCAATATCCCTATCTTTTTACCAACACTGAAGAAGCCAAACACTATCTTAAAGCCGTTAAGAGTCTACAATCTGCTATGCAGTACCTCGTTGCAAAGGATTCCACCTCCAAGAAACTCATTGAAGCACAATCGTTAATGCAACTCGCCATGAAGAATCTTGAATCAGAATTTTATCGAATTTTAGGAGAAAATAGAGACCGGTTCAACTCTGAATCGGTCTCTGTTCTCTCTCGCTCCTCCACTGATCGTCGGAGTAGTTTCTCCGACGATGAATACTCTGACGAAGAATCGTCATCGCTCTCTGCTCAATCTGTATCTATGACTGCTGTAGCTGATTTAAAAGCGATTGCAGAATGCATGATTTTCACCGGTTATAGCAAAGAGTGTGCTAATATTTACGTAATTGTGAGAAAATCAATTGTGGATGAAGCACTTTACAATCTCGGAGTTGAGAAACTGAGTTTCTCTCAGGTTCAGAAAATGGATTGGGAAGTTCTTGAATGGAAGATTAAGACCTGGCTGAACGCCGTTAAAGTCGCTGTCAATACTCTGTTTCACGGCGAGAGAACACTCTGCGATTACATTTTTGAATCACCGGAGAAGAAAATTGCCGATTCATGTTTCAGCGAGATTTGTAAAGACGGTGCTATGATGCTGTTTTCTTTCCCAGAAAACGTCGCAAAATGCAAGAAAACGCCGGAGAAAATGTTCAGAACGTTGGATTTATACGAAGCTATTTCCGAAAATTGGCATCAAATTGAATCGATCTTTTCATCGGAATCAAATTACACGATCCGTTCTCAGGTGATTGCATCACAAGTGAGACTCGGTGAGACCGTTATAAATATGCTAACCGATTTTGAATCGGCAATTCAGAAAGAATCTTCGAAGGTTCCGGTACCAGGCGGAGGAGTTCATCCTCTAACACGCTACGTCATGAATTACATTGCACTTCTCTCCGATTACAGCGATGCAATCGCCGATATAGTTTCCGATTGGCCACAATCACCGTTACCGGAATCTTACTACAAAAATCCATCTCACGACGAGAATAATCCACCGTCGGAGATAGCAAAACGGTTATCGTGGCTAATTCTCGTTGTTCTTTGTAAACTCGACGGAAAAGCTGAACTATACAAAGACGTTGCACTTTCGTATCTTTTTCTTGCGAATAACATGCAATACGTCGTCGTAAAAGTGCGTAAATCGAATCTAGGGTTTATTCTTGGTGAGGATTGGTTACTGAAACACGAAATGAAGGTGAAAGAGTATGTTACGAAATACGAACGCATGGCATGGAATAAGGTAATGTCGTCGATTCCGGAGAATCCAACGGCGGAGAATGCGAGTGGAATCTTCCAGAATTTCAACGTGGTGTTTGAAGAAGCGTTTAGAACACAGTATTTGTGGGTTGTACCCGACCCGAAAATGCGAGAGGAAATTGGAGCGTGGTTAGATTTGAATGTTGTTTACAAGTACAGGGAGTTCTATGTGAAATATCGGGTCGGGCTGAATTTGGTTATAAGATATTCGCCCGAAGATTTGAGGAATTATCTGTCGGAGATTTTGTGTGGTAGCGTTTCGTCGCATTCGCCGGATCGGTGA